The region TCCAGTAGGATAACGTGCCATGTCATCAAGCGTGAATCATCTCAGAATGGTTtcttgaacacaacaatgaGTTCACTAAACTCAAAtggcctccacagtcaccagacCTCAATCCAGTAGAGAACCTTTGGGATGCGGTGGAACGGGAGATTTGCATCATGGATGCAGCAACTGCATGATGCCATCAGGTCAATATGGACCAAACTCTCTGTTTCCAGTACCTTGTTGAACCTCTGCCATGAAGGATTAAGGCAGTTATGAAAGCAAAAAGGGGGTCCAACCCGGCACTagcaaggtgtacctaataaagtggccagtgactgtatatctacagtatatattcAATACAAGATCCCATCACGTCTGCTGCAACAGATGATGAGTTTTATGTCTTGAATATGAAAAGTAGCTTGGTTATAGACAAATATTCAACATCTGTTCTGAATGAGTGTGAATAGATGGTTGTCAAAACTCTTTCTACATGTGAATTAAGACTTAGTTTCAGAAAACCATGGTTTCAacactcatcaaaaacaaaaagttatttattttcaaaagtgaaTAAGCTGACCCATAGAGCAAAATTAAAATCCAGAACCAAATACCAAAAATCTCTTTATAAAATTGAATCTCCATAAATGTCTTGAACCACTATGCACTGCAGatatattttttcctgcagtAATGGGTattcaaatcagaaaacatgTATTCAAATTATGAACGCTCACCTGTGACTCCAGAGTGTTTCATGTCCAGGAAAAGACTGAATCAGGTCAGCGCACAGTTCAGTCTCCtggtaaaaaattttaaatactgTAGTGATCCTATCCCCGCAGGCTGCATCAGCCAATGACAGCTCACCATTAGCCTGAGGACAGGTGCTATGGACTGTATTGCTCTGGTGCTGGGATGGACAAAAGACTGTGCTAGCAGAATCAGAAGACAAAGACGGGCTCAGTTCAGTGTTCAGTAACTCCTTGAGAAGGAACTGCCGGTAGTGAAACCCACTGTGATCAGATACGTGCATGGAGACCCATGGATGCACAGATGACAGTTCATCACGGAAAACCTGTGAGAAAATGATCCAATAAAGGTAGATTAACAACAGGAGACTGAAGGTTTAAAATCAGCAGCAAATGTTCACTGCTATGCTAATAATACTCTGCTATTTTTAGCCATAAATCTAATCTGTTTGGTGGACTATAAACATGTCTTGAAAAACTTGGTGACTtcaaattttctgcttttaaatgcagatgttgttgttctttgaaaaagaaactctTTACACAATCACTTTATCTAGATCAGGGgggcccaaagtcggtcctggagggccggcatcctgcatgctTTAGTTCTCTCCTTGGTTTTTGACGCaactggatccaatgatggctcattagaaggcctaagaagaacactgacatgctgaaaaggttgttactaccaccagggagagaactaaaacatacaggatgatggccctccaggacccactttgggcacccctgatctAGATGGTATTAAGTTGGCCCTCAGTGACAGAGTAAGGAACCTTGGTATTATTTTTGACCAGGATATGTCACTTAAATCCTATATTAAACAGGTTTCTATGATTTAATTCCTTTTCTCTCTATAATATTGTCAACAGTAGAAATATTCTGTCCAGGAGTTATGCTGAAAAACCACCCAATGCATTTGTTACTTCAAGGCTGGACTATCATAATTCTCTACAATCAAGAAGTTtataaaatgcagttaaaagaaaatgctgcagtAAGACTTCTGATGATAATAAAAAGAGGGATCATATTTCTGCTATTTTAAATGATATTCATTGTCTCTCTGTTAGGTCAagaatgaaatttaaaactgtCCTTCTCACATATAAACTTTAATAATCTGCTCCATCATACATATGCTCCTAATACAGAACTTTGCTCTCAGACTGCAGGTTTCCTGCTGGTTCCTGGAGGTTCTAAAAGTAGAATTGGAGGCAGATCCTTCAGTTTTCAGGCTCCTCTCTGGTGGAACCAGCTCCCAGTTTTAGTCCATGAGGCAGACTCCCTGAATACTTTTAATACTAGgcttaaaactttcctttttgataAAGCCTGCAGTTAGACTGGCTTGAGCCAGGGTTAGCCCTGTAGCTATGCTGCTATAGAGATAGGCTGCTGGAGGACATAGTGACCCCTATATTGAATGTATTTGATATATTGTGCTTGTGGGTTGGATAATCTATTATTTAGATTGACCAGCTATAATCCAAGAAATCATCTTAGTAAATTTGCTGCAATATTTAAACCCTGACACAAAAAATCTTTCAGTGGCTATTGAgtgataaaaatgtataaagtaATATGACAAGTAATATGTAAGATGAGCTTTATGTTGACACATATGTACATTCAATGCAATAACACACTTGCTTTGAAGACATAAACAAGTAACATTAAgcaaataaaagtgaaatatgaggtaatatttttttaataatgtcttAGTCAAACCTTTATGTTGCCTTTGGCCATGTGCTGCAGTACCCAGATGCGGTGGGACCAGGCATTATAATTACTAGGATAGCGACAAGCAGCATCAGAGCACACCTTCATCTCCTGGTGTATTAATCTGTCCAGATGACTACCCAAAAACTGGCTCCTCTCTGCATCAGGCTGCTCTGCTTCAACCCGCTGCTGAGTCTTGTGGGCCACAGCAGAAAACTGACGCAGGATGTGCTGCAACACCCAGCGTCTGCAGCGAAGCACAGAATATTCAAGAATCAGGTGTATAATTTTATCAGTGGAGACATGATATAACATATCAGTATTTGCATAATAAGTGTTTTTAgctgtctttttttgttattaaggTGCatgatttctgtgtttatttgaagTTCTGTAGCTCCTATGTGGATTTTTCACTCCCACTAAGCATTGTGACAGTATCTGGTGCGTCACTTTTGGTGATTTAGGGGGTGAGGGTTAaggtgttaatttttttattttacggaataaaaaaatgtgaactaTTCTCACAAAGTAACTGACTGCATCAGTTTCTTCTTTGTGAAGAAAATGCCATTTTGAATTTCCTTCATAAGTACTTTGTTGTTAATGACCAATTTTTCCAAGTATGACATGGAGATAATTAGGCCGAGCAGCAATAGGGCTACAAAGACCTATTGTAATTGCAAgacttattatttttatgtaatacatttctaaaatgtaGAAATCTACATTATTCACGTTTACACTCCTTGAACTTTAACAAAGTCTTTCTAGGGATTTTGAGCTATCAACTTCATGTTTGGTCAATATGCAGTTAAGGGATGGGGGATTAAAATTCCTCAAAATCATGAGTTTTTGAGCATGTGGCCAAGCGGTGATCTAGGGCTACTCTCCAAAGCATTGGGAGTGAAAGCTCTCAATGGCTAAGTAGTACCAAACTTGGTATGAGTGATTTAGGTTGGATGTTGTATCTAAGCAAAGGCTTAATAGACTATGTCATCATTTTCTGATGTCACCTATGCCCCACCCCCTCAGAACagcaagcatttttttttgggAAAGCTCCACCTCTCACTcccttgacctaatcaagatgatatCATGTCAGAAGACAGATAACAAGTTGGCCTCACTTGATTTAAAGCACAAAGAGTTTTTGGTGGAGGAACTCACCATGATTAGTCCTAGTCAACCCCCAACAGGCAAGATGAGTGACTGagtgatggatggatagataaaTCTATTGTCAAGATAGAGATCTAGACAATAGATCTCTATTGTAGTCCAAATTTCTATTGCTTTTACTGTGTACAATATATATTGCGCATTACCACTATGTAGTAGATAGGCTctgatcaggttttttgctgccgattccAATCACCCATGAGGGCCGATCACTGCCGATCAtctggattggctgttaatttttcgcTTAAGGTATaaatgctactatgtgatctggcaaaatggaaaacaggTCCGGccataaattcacctaatttagtcataaaatatgtcaaaatacTTGCAAGAACAATACAGAAGCTACTCAGTCAAAAgtacaactgaaaaacctgcaatcagtaaAACAATGTTTAACAGTAAGGCTTTCTATACCCTAAGGCTTTTTATATAGGCTGTGTTgtcaaataaatctcacaacACTGTCTTTATCAAATAATGAcaagtaaaaaaggaaacattcattcaaagtcaaatgcaggttggaccaaaataaacaatcctgagTTACTAAATCAAAACTTCCTGAGAGCTTGGCTAGCTGATTAACGCTGGTTCTGACTGAGCGgagtaattctgcagaacacagggaggaggagattgatttttttcagagattatctgtctttTGTTAGGACAGtgaaagttttaatacatatgtaaaattgtataaattttttgttagtttgtttgcttaagttacatgctgcagctttagtTCCCTGCCGGGTACTCTCACACCAAACAGATggtgtctgtgaaatattactaccaATATCGCGTAGCGGCGGTCAAACAAAGAGCAGAACCAGCCTCTTCCACCACTGGCTAGTTGACTTCAATTATTTTTCAGGTTAATTGCTTAGCTTTCTGACCGTCATGCTCTTCCAGATGAGTGTTGGTAGTTGTGCGTTGCTTTACCTGCTGTCTGGCCGCTCTGGATGTCTTTTAATTCTGCAGTGAGCCATTTAGCCAAACTCTGTTAAGTgcttgttttgtaaatgttatattagatttgttgtgttgatgcattttgacgtgTTTCATCCCCAAGGTATTTTCCCGTCGCAACACCCAAAATGTgagcacaacaaaaatatttgcaataataGAGAACATTTGTTCTGTACTTTAAAAAGGGAAATCTGAGTCTTAAAACCTTACCTATGTATCCATGTCTCAGGGCTTTTGGGGAATTTGGTGAGGGCCAGTTTGCTCAGGTAAAGGTCTCTTTCTGGATTGAGAGCACCACACTCTAGCAGCTCCTTCCTGTAACAACACACATCATTATATTCCTCTGAAAGAGCCAGCCatgtttaaaatgcagaaaaagatttgcaataaattaatcaatGAAACAGTAGTTTTGTCaaagatgatttaaaaacaaatagtttcCAATTGGAACAAAATGTCGCCAGgccatcgcagggcaacacagagagagacaggacCAATAaccacacgcacgcacacacctacacacacacacgcacacacacacacctaaggaTGTGGCCATTTGCCAattcctgctggaaaataaaataaaatcagcatctccatccagcttgtcagcagagggaagcatgaagtgctctaggACTTCCTGGTAGACGCTGACCTGACTGTGGActtcagaaaacacagtggaccagcaccagcagatgacatgacACCCCAAACCACTGACTGGAACCTTCACACTGGATTTCAAGTAATTTCTATTCTGTGCCTCTCAACACTTCCTCCAGACCCTGAGACaatgatttccaaatgaaatgcagaaattactttcatttgaaaacaggaCTCTGGGCCAGTGCACAAGTGTCCAGTTTCATTTCTCAGCCCAGGTAAGACATCTCAGACATCGTCTCGAGTTCAGGAGTGGATTGACTCGGGGGATTACGAAGTCTGTACCTCATGTCTAGTAATTTGTCGGTATATGGTTGCTCTGGAATGGATTTCGCTTAGCAATCCCAGAAGGCAGAGCTTTTCCCTGTTGCTGGTGCATTTGTGGTGCTTTTCCTACCACACTCAAGCAGCTTTTTcagcaatgaccttttgtggcttCCTCTCCTTGTGACAGGCGTCAATGACTGTCCTCAGTCTGGACATCTGTCCAGCCAGCCGTCTTCTCCATGATTGTGTGTCCTACTGTCCCAGATTGTGAGTCCATTTAAAGGCTCAGGAAACctctgcaggtgttttgagttaattagctgCTTAGGATATGACACCATAAGTTGTCATTAATGACCTTTTTCACAGTATTCTAACTTTCTGAGACTCTGAATTTTGGGTATTCTTTTCCTGTATACCATTATcaacattaaaagaaacaaagattgaTGATtctatataa is a window of Xiphophorus hellerii strain 12219 chromosome 12, Xiphophorus_hellerii-4.1, whole genome shotgun sequence DNA encoding:
- the ptar1 gene encoding protein prenyltransferase alpha subunit repeat-containing protein 1 isoform X1 produces the protein MAESKEEVDVLVQRVVKDISIALKRHPNIDEIGLIQCPEARYNRSPIVLVENKLGVESWCVKFLLPYVHNKLLLYRQRKHWLDREALVDITCTLLLLNPDFTTAWNVRKELLECGALNPERDLYLSKLALTKFPKSPETWIHRRWVLQHILRQFSAVAHKTQQRVEAEQPDAERSQFLGSHLDRLIHQEMKVCSDAACRYPSNYNAWSHRIWVLQHMAKGNIKVFRDELSSVHPWVSMHVSDHSGFHYRQFLLKELLNTELSPSLSSDSASTVFCPSQHQSNTVHSTCPQANGELSLADAACGDRITTVFKIFYQETELCADLIQSFPGHETLWSHRRHVYYLWHHWRQDQDLCTDGRENELKPSCINEPDGSQGRSVDRHKHASVPMEVDRVSLPDHDSKRLRRGILLPNLLTLQNEHTFVNSILNSCCNAEQNNYAVAYKKWLDTVISAQSLDI
- the ptar1 gene encoding protein prenyltransferase alpha subunit repeat-containing protein 1 isoform X3 gives rise to the protein MQALVDITCTLLLLNPDFTTAWNVRKELLECGALNPERDLYLSKLALTKFPKSPETWIHRRWVLQHILRQFSAVAHKTQQRVEAEQPDAERSQFLGSHLDRLIHQEMKVCSDAACRYPSNYNAWSHRIWVLQHMAKGNIKVFRDELSSVHPWVSMHVSDHSGFHYRQFLLKELLNTELSPSLSSDSASTVFCPSQHQSNTVHSTCPQANGELSLADAACGDRITTVFKIFYQETELCADLIQSFPGHETLWSHRRHVYYLWHHWRQDQDLCTDGRENELKPSCINEPDGSQGRSVDRHKHASVPMEVDRVSLPDHDSKRLRRGILLPNLLTLQNEHTFVNSILNSCCNAEQNNYAVAYKKWLDTVISAQSLDI
- the ptar1 gene encoding protein prenyltransferase alpha subunit repeat-containing protein 1 isoform X4, whose protein sequence is MAESKEEVDVLVQRVVKDISIALKRHPNIDEIGLIQCPEARYNRSPIVLVENKLGVESWCVKFLLPYVHNKLLLYRQRKHWLDREALVDITCTLLLLNPDFTTAWNVRKELLECGALNPERDLYLSKLALTKFPKSPETWIHRRWVLQHILRQFSAVAHKTQQRVEAEQPDAERSQFLGSHLDRLIHQEMKVCSDAACRYPSNYNAWSHRIWVLQHMAKGNIKVFRDELSSVHPWVSMHVSDHTQSFVHPSTRAIQSIAPVLRLMVSCHWLMQPAGIGSLQYLKFFTRRLNCALT